A genomic window from Punica granatum isolate Tunisia-2019 chromosome 2, ASM765513v2, whole genome shotgun sequence includes:
- the LOC116194905 gene encoding putative UPF0481 protein At3g02645: MDKDFLKSSEHLEFLADSTGRKLAEDAIMRDAMMLENQIPIFVLEKLLTLECPGNRKIVKEIFPQILVGFCKCLSPIKLPCSAYTAEKALKSAHLLDLLYNIVMQKEGECRVEIPDDIFIEENEEVYSETLWIGMTTKSSLMTKDSVLKIVGNNPLTGQIMKPHVEFIKGLMELPNSAMTSSLPAWAKAPVTSQNLLPTATSLSKAGITFYKTDDIKSIQFDKEIAMFFLPMIELGVNSEVIIRNLIAYEAMANMSSLMFAQYIELMDGIIDTEDDVKLLVKNGIIVSNLKD; this comes from the coding sequence ATGGACAAGGATTTCCTCAAGTCTTCAGAGCATTTGGAATTCTTGGCTGATTCCACGGGAAGGAAGCTGGCAGAAGATGCAATTATGAGGGACGCGATGATGCTCGAGAACCAGATCCCGATCTTTGTATTAGAGAAGCTCTTGACCCTTGAGTGCCCTGGGAATCGAAAAATCGTCAAGGAAATCTTCCCGCAGATTTTGGTGGGATTCTGCAAGTGTCTCTCGCCCATCAAACTACCATGCTCGGCATACACAGCAGAAAAGGCTCTCAAGAGCGCACATTTGTTAGATCTTTTGTATAACATCGTCATGCAGAAAGAAGGGGAATGCAGAGTTGAAATTCCTGATGACATATTCATcgaggagaatgaagaagtttACTCTGAAACTTTATGGATAGGTATGACGACCAAGAGTTCCTTAATGACCAAAGATAGTGTCTTAAAAATTGTGGGAAACAATCCCCTGACAGGTCAAATAATGAAACCGCACGTTGAGTTCATCAAAGGCTTGATGGAGCTCCCAAACTCTGCTATGACATCAAGTTTACCTGCCTGGGCCAAAGCTCCAGTGACCAGCCAGAACCTACTCCCAACCGCTACTTCCCTCTCCAAAGCTGGCATTACTTTCTACAAAACCGACGACATAAAGTCCATCCAGTTTGACAAGGAGATTGCCATGTTCTTTCTTCCCATGATCGAACTAGGAGTCAACTCTGAGGTCATAATCCGAAACCTTATAGCTTATGAGGCGATGGCAAACATGTCAAGCTTGATGTTTGCCCAATACATCGAGCTTATGGACGGGATCATAGACACTGAGGATGACGTCAAGTTGCTCGTCAAGAACGGGATCATAGTGAGCAATCTCAAGGATTGA